In the genome of Streptomyces aquilus, the window AGGAGGTTCGCCGTGTTGCCGCCGCCCACGTAGATCACGTCCTGCGCCAGCAGCCGGCTGCGCAGCGCCTCGTCGTCGAGCTCTCTGCGGAAGAGGGACAGGACGGAAGGGGCGCAGTTCCGGCGCGCTTCGAAGGCGGCGAGGAACCTCTCCGCGTACCCCGCCGCGTCCCCGCTCGCCGTCGGCAGGAAGCACACCCGGGGCCGGGACGTGCGGGCGTGAGTGAGTATCCAGTCGTCCAGGAGGGCGTCGTCGTCCGTGGAGAAGCCGCCGCCGAGCAGGGCCACCCGGGCTTGACTCATGTCCTGTCCGCCAGGACTTCCGCGACCGTGCTCACCCTCACCAGCGGTCGGTACAGGCTCAGCAGCTGCAACGCCTTCGTGTGGGAGTCGTCGTCCGCTCCCGCGCACGCGTCGGCGACGACCACCACCTCCACACCCGCGTCCGCCGCCGGGAGCGCCGTGGACAGGACGCAGCAGTCGGTGCTGACGCCGGTGAGGTAGAGGGGCCCTTGCAGGCCCGCGCGTGCGGCCAGTTGCGGGGTCCATTTGCCGAACGTCGGGGCGTCGAGGACGTGGGCGGCGGTGGTCGCGAAGTCGTCCGTCAGGTACCAGAGGGGGGCGTCCGGGGGTTGCAGGGCGAACGGCCACTGTTCGTAGTAGGCCCGCCAGGCGCCGGTCGGCCGCTCCGGGGCCACGAAGCGGGTGAACGTCACCCGGTCGCCGAAGGCCGGCAGCAGGCGTCGTACGCCCTGCGCGGCCTCGGCGAACCGCGGAGTGGCCCAGGGGCTGTCCGGGTCGGCGAAGACGCGCTGCATGTCGATGACCGTCAGATGGCCGGTGGTCATACGGCGCTCACCTGCGCCTCCTGCTCACGCACCCGTCCTCGGCGCAGCGTGAGCGTGCCCAGGAAGCCCAGCGCCAGCGCCGCGAGGACGCCCAGGTTGGCGTAGGCCCAGGCGCCCGACTTGCCGCCCAGGCCCAGCGGGTCGAGGAGATAACCCTGCCATGTCAGCCAGTCCGCGGACGCGTTGGTGACCAGGCCCCAGCCGACGGCGGTCGCGGCCAGCGTGAGGAGCAGGGGCGTCAGGGGGACGTCGCCGTAGCGGCCGTCGGGGCGGTAGAGGTCGGGCTCCGCGTAGTCGCGGCGGCGGAGCAGGACGTCCGCGAGCAGGATGCCGCACCACGCGGCGATCGGGACGCCGAGGGTGGTCAGGAAGCCCATGAACGGCCCCAGGAAGTCGTCGGCGAAGAAGACGATGTAGACGGCGCCCGCGATCATGAGCACGCCGTCGACGAGGGCGGCCAGCGGGCGCGGGATGCGCAGGCCCGCCGACAGCAGCGCCAGGCCGGACGAGTAGATGTCCAGGACCGCGCCGCCGACCAGGCCCAGCACCGCCACCACGGCGAACGGGACCAGGAACCACGTCGGCAGGATCGTGGTCAGCGCGCCGATGGGGTCGGCGGCGACGGCCGCGTTCAGAGCGGTCGACGAGCCCGCGAGGAGCAGCCCGAACACCAGCAGGAGCAGCGGTGCCACCGACGCGCCGAACGTCGTCCAGCCGATCACGCCCCGGCTCGACGAGGTGCGTGGCAGATAGCGGGAGTAGTCCGCGGCGGCGTTGACCCAGCCGAGGCCGAAGCCGGTCATCATGAACACCAGCGCGCCGATGAACTCCTGCGCGGAGCCCGCCGGGAGGTCACTGACGGTGCTCCAGTGGATGTGGTCGGCGACGAGACACACGTACACGACCGTCAGCACCCCCGTGACCACGGTGATCAGGGTCTGAAGCCGCATGATCACGTCGAAGCCCATGACCCCGCCGACGACGGTGAGCCCGGCGACCACGATCAGGGCGACCACCTGGGTCCCGGTGCCGCCGCCCCAGCCGAGCCGGTCGAAGACGGTCGCGGTGGCCAGGGTGGCGAGGGCGCACAGGACCGTCTCCCAGCCGACCGTGAGCACCCAGGAGATCACCGACGGCAGCCGGTTGCCACGGACGCCGTACGCGGCCCGGCTGAGCACCATCGTCGGGGCGGAGCCGCGTTTGCCCGCGACGGCGACGAAGCCGCACAGCAGGAAGGAGAAGACGATGCCGATGACGCCGGCGATCAGGGCCTGCCAGAAGGAGATGCCGAAGCCGAGCGCGAAGGCGCCGTAGCTCAGTCCCAGGATGGAGACATTGGCACCGAACCACGGCCAGAACAGCGTCCGCGGGGTGCCCTTGCGTTCGGCGTCGCCGATCACGTCGAGGCCGTGCGTCTCCACCTGGAGCTGTCTCGGGCTGTTGTCGAGGGATTCCCGGGCGTTCGTCATCAGCGACCTACCTGTCCACTTGAGGCTGAGTGGACCTTACCCAGGTGACTCAGTCTCCGGCGGTCGCCGCCTTCTTGATCGCCTCCCGGATACGGGAGTACGTCCCGCAGCGGCACACGTTCTCGATGGCGTCGATGTCGGCGTCGGTCGGCTCGGGCGTCCTCTTCAGCAGGGCGGCCGCGGCCATGATCTGCCCTGGCTGGCAGAACCCGCACTGGGAGACGTCGCAGTCGAGCCAGGCCTGCTGCACGGGGTGCAGGGTGTCGCCGTCGGCGAGGCCCTCGATGGTGGTGACCTCGCGCCGGGCGCAGTCGGCGACGGGGACGACGCAGGGCTGTATCTCGGCGCCGTCGAGATGGCTCGTACAGGCGCGGCAGACACCGACACCGCAGCCGTACTTGGGGCCGGTGACGTCCAGCAGGTCGCGCAGCACCCACAGCAGCGGCATGTCGTCGGGGGCGTCGACGGTGACATGTCTGCCGTTCAGGACGAAGGTGTGACGGGGCATCAGAGGCCTTCCATCGATCAGAAGTTGAGGGGGAAGCGACGGGGTTTGGTGCCGGTGGCGCGGGCGTAGGCGTTGGCGACGGCGCCGGCCGCCGCGGGGACGCCGAGTTCACCGGCGCCGCCCGGCTCGCCGCCCGTGGGGAGGATGTGGGCCTCGAAGTGGAGGGGGGCGTGGCGTTGGCGGGCCCAGTGGAAGTCGGCGTAGCTGCTCTCGCGGACGGCACCCCGGTCGATGTGGAGGCCGGCCCGCAGGATCGTGGAGATGCCGTCGACCGCCGTGCCCATGAGCTGGGCCTCCAGTCCGCGCGGGTTGACGGCCGTCCCGACGTCGGCCGCCATCACGACCTTGGTGACCCGCGGGTTCTCGGGGTCGACGGCGTCGATCTCGACCAGGCAGGCCACGCAGGACCCGTACTCCTCGTGGACGGCGACGCCCTGGGCCTGTCCGGCGGGCATCGTCCGCCCCCACTGTCCGGCGGTGGCGACCTTGTCGAGGACCGCTCTGACCGCCTTGCCGCGCAGTGTCGTACGGCGGAACGCCACCGGGTCCTTGCCCAGGGTCCGGGCGATCTCGTCGACGACGATCTCCTCGGCCGTCCGCACGGTCCCGGAATCCACCGACCGCCAGGCGCCGAGCGGCATCGCCAGCTCGACGGAGCCCGAATCCCCGGACAGTTTCCCGAAGTTGTAGAGGCCGCTGTCGCTGGGGAGCGGGGAGGTGGCGGCGGCGGTGATGCCGCCCCGCGCCGAGGTGGCGCCCCGTACGGTCCCGCCCCGCGCCGAAGTGGCGCCCCTTGCGGTCCCGCCCCGCGCGGAGGTGACGACTCCCCTGGTGCCGCCCTGCGCGGAGGTGACGACTCCCCTGGTGCCGCCCAGCGCGGACTTCCCCTCCCACGCCTCGCTCACCGAGGCCGTCGCGTGGGCGAAGGCGACGACCCGCCCCTGGGCGTGGCTGACCCGGATGCGGTGCTGGAAGGCGGGGCGCATCCGGCCGTGCTTGATGTCGTCGGCGCGGCTCCACATCAGCTTCACCGGGAGGTGTGCCTTCTTGGAGATGAGGGCCGCTTCCATGGCCGCGTCGTGGTCCAGCCGGCGCCCGAACGAGCCGCCGCCGCGCACGACATGGACGCGTACGGCGGACGCCGGCAGCCCGACGGCCGAGGCGATGTCCTCCCGCGCGCCCATCGGCGACTGGGAGGAGAACCAGATCTCGGCACGGCGGGCCCGTACGTCCGCGACGGCGGTGAGGACCTCCATCGGGGCGTGGCCGACGAAGGCGAACTCGAACCGCTCCTCCAACTGGGCCGATCCGCGCGGCGGTCTGCCGAGGGGCGGGACCGCGGCTCGCAGCCGCGAGCGGATGGCCGCGTCGGACAGCTCCGCCAACGGTCCGTCGGACCAGGTGATCCTCAGGGCGTCCCGTGCCTTGAAGGCGTAGTGGAAGGACTCCGCGACCACGGCGACTCCCCCGGGAATCCTGACCACTTCCAGGACGCCGGGCAGGGCTCGGGCCGCGCGGTCGTCCACCGAGACGACCTTGCCGCCGAGCGTGGGCGGGCGGGCCACCACGGTCGGCTTCGCCGCGGCCGCCGACAGGTCCCCGGTGTAGCGCGCACGGCCGGTGACGATGTCGTGGGCGTCGATGCGGGTCGTCGGGTGTCCGATCACGCGGTGCCGGGACGCCGGTTTGGGCTTGCTGGACACGCGGGGGCGACGGACCCGGGCGGCGGTCTCGGTGAGCGAGCCGAAGGTGGCGGTGCGGCCGTCCGGGGCGACGACCATGGTGTCCCGGGTGCGCAGCACGCGCGCGGGCAGCCGCCAGCGGCGCGCCGCGGCGGTGACGAGCCGGGCGCGGGCCGTGGCGGCGAGGTTGCGGGCGGGGCCGTAGAGCGAACTGACCGAGTTGGAGCCGCCGGTGTACTGGTTGCCCTTGGTCCGGGCCTCGGCCAGCGGGATGTCGACGTCGGTGAGCCGGGCGTCGAGTTCCTCGGCGATCATCATGGCGACGGCGGTGGTGACGCCCTGGCCGACCTCGACGCGCGGCAGGCGTACGACGACCTTGTTGTCCCGGGTGATCTCCAGGACCAGCATCTCGTCGTCGGTGCCGGTCACGACGACGTCGGATCGCCGGGCGGTCGCGCCCTCGGCCGCCGGCGCGTCGCAGCCGAGCGGGGCCGCGACGGTCAGCGTGGACGCCGCCAGCGTGTAGACCACGAACCGGCGGCGGGACAGCTCTGCCACGGCGCACTCCCCCTGTGAACGTCCTGTGTGTGCGGTTGGTTCAGCAGATAGGAGGGTGCTGTGCGGGCATCGGTTGCGTCGCGGGCGCATCTCCTCTTGAACACCGGCCGTCGCAACGCCACTTCGACCGTCCGTGTGGCTCTCCGGGGACGTGGGGAGGGCGGCCGAGGGCGGGTGCGGTGCCCGGACCTTGTCGGCCCGGGCCGAGCGGCGGCGGGGGCCGTCGTCAGTTCGTCGTCTCCGGTCGGCCGGGGGTGGCCCAGTGGGTGTGGAACTGGCCGGGGCGGTCCACGCGGGCGTACGTGTGGGCGCCGAAGTAGTCGCGCTGGGCCTGGAGGAGGGCGGCGGGGAGGCGTTCGGCGCGGAGGGTGTCGTAGTGGGCCAGGGCCGCGGAGATGGCCGGGACGGGGATGCCCCGGCGGGTCGCGGAGGCGACCGTCTCCCGCCAGGGGACCTGGGCGTCGGTGATCTCCATGGCGAACTCCATCTCGCCGAGCAGGCTGACCAGGTCCCGGTCGGCGGCGTAGGCCGCGCGGATGCGGTCCAGGAAGGCGGCCCGGATGATGCAGCCGCCGCGCCAGATGCGGGCGACGGCGCCGAGGTCGATCTTCCAGCCGTACTCCGCGGCGGCGTCCTGGATCATCGTCCAGCCCTGGTCGTAGGCGATGACCTTGGAGGCGTACAGCGCGTGCTCCACCTGGGAGGTGAAGCGCTCGGCCTCGGTGCGGCTCAGCGGCGGGGTGGTGCCGCCCGGCAGGCCTCGGTACGCGGCGCGCAGGTCGGACTGTCCGGAGGCCGCGCGGGCGAACGTGGCCTGGGCCACCGCGGTGACCGGGGACGCGAGGTCCAGCGCCGTCTGGACCGTCCAGCGGCCGGTGCCCTTCTGGCCCGCGGCGTCCGCGACGACGTCGACGAAGGGCGCGCCGGTGGCCTGGTCGGTGTGGGCGAGGACCTCGGCGGTGATCTCGATGAGGTACGAGCCGAGGCGGCCCGCGTTCCACCGGCGGAAGACCGCCGCGATCTCGGCCGGCGTGTACCCGGCGACCTGGCGCAGCAGGTCGTACGCCTCGGCGATGAGCTGCATGTCGGCGTACTCGATGCCGTTGTGGACCATCTTCACGAAGTGCCCGGCGCCGTCGGTGCCGATGTGGGCGGCGCAGGGCTCGCCGTCGACGTGTGCGCTGATGCCCTCGAAGAGGGGGCCGAGCACGGCGTACGACTCCGTGGACCCGCCGACCATCACGGAGGGGCCGTTGAGTGCGCCCTCCTCGCCGCCGGAGATGCCGGTGCCGACGAAGTGCAGGCCGCGCTCGCGCAGGGCGGCCTCGCGGCGGCGGGTGTCGGCGAAGTGGGCGTTGCCGCCGTCGACGACGATGTCGCCGGCGTCGAGGAGCGGGACGAACTCCTCGATGACCGCGTCGGTGGCGGGGCCGGCCTGCACCATGATGATCAGCTTCCGAGGGCGTTC includes:
- a CDS encoding cysteine hydrolase family protein — its product is MTTGHLTVIDMQRVFADPDSPWATPRFAEAAQGVRRLLPAFGDRVTFTRFVAPERPTGAWRAYYEQWPFALQPPDAPLWYLTDDFATTAAHVLDAPTFGKWTPQLAARAGLQGPLYLTGVSTDCCVLSTALPAADAGVEVVVVADACAGADDDSHTKALQLLSLYRPLVRVSTVAEVLADRT
- a CDS encoding purine-cytosine permease family protein, whose product is MTNARESLDNSPRQLQVETHGLDVIGDAERKGTPRTLFWPWFGANVSILGLSYGAFALGFGISFWQALIAGVIGIVFSFLLCGFVAVAGKRGSAPTMVLSRAAYGVRGNRLPSVISWVLTVGWETVLCALATLATATVFDRLGWGGGTGTQVVALIVVAGLTVVGGVMGFDVIMRLQTLITVVTGVLTVVYVCLVADHIHWSTVSDLPAGSAQEFIGALVFMMTGFGLGWVNAAADYSRYLPRTSSSRGVIGWTTFGASVAPLLLLVFGLLLAGSSTALNAAVAADPIGALTTILPTWFLVPFAVVAVLGLVGGAVLDIYSSGLALLSAGLRIPRPLAALVDGVLMIAGAVYIVFFADDFLGPFMGFLTTLGVPIAAWCGILLADVLLRRRDYAEPDLYRPDGRYGDVPLTPLLLTLAATAVGWGLVTNASADWLTWQGYLLDPLGLGGKSGAWAYANLGVLAALALGFLGTLTLRRGRVREQEAQVSAV
- a CDS encoding (2Fe-2S)-binding protein, which produces MPRHTFVLNGRHVTVDAPDDMPLLWVLRDLLDVTGPKYGCGVGVCRACTSHLDGAEIQPCVVPVADCARREVTTIEGLADGDTLHPVQQAWLDCDVSQCGFCQPGQIMAAAALLKRTPEPTDADIDAIENVCRCGTYSRIREAIKKAATAGD
- a CDS encoding xanthine dehydrogenase family protein molybdopterin-binding subunit, whose amino-acid sequence is MVYTLAASTLTVAAPLGCDAPAAEGATARRSDVVVTGTDDEMLVLEITRDNKVVVRLPRVEVGQGVTTAVAMMIAEELDARLTDVDIPLAEARTKGNQYTGGSNSVSSLYGPARNLAATARARLVTAAARRWRLPARVLRTRDTMVVAPDGRTATFGSLTETAARVRRPRVSSKPKPASRHRVIGHPTTRIDAHDIVTGRARYTGDLSAAAAKPTVVARPPTLGGKVVSVDDRAARALPGVLEVVRIPGGVAVVAESFHYAFKARDALRITWSDGPLAELSDAAIRSRLRAAVPPLGRPPRGSAQLEERFEFAFVGHAPMEVLTAVADVRARRAEIWFSSQSPMGAREDIASAVGLPASAVRVHVVRGGGSFGRRLDHDAAMEAALISKKAHLPVKLMWSRADDIKHGRMRPAFQHRIRVSHAQGRVVAFAHATASVSEAWEGKSALGGTRGVVTSAQGGTRGVVTSARGGTARGATSARGGTVRGATSARGGITAAATSPLPSDSGLYNFGKLSGDSGSVELAMPLGAWRSVDSGTVRTAEEIVVDEIARTLGKDPVAFRRTTLRGKAVRAVLDKVATAGQWGRTMPAGQAQGVAVHEEYGSCVACLVEIDAVDPENPRVTKVVMAADVGTAVNPRGLEAQLMGTAVDGISTILRAGLHIDRGAVRESSYADFHWARQRHAPLHFEAHILPTGGEPGGAGELGVPAAAGAVANAYARATGTKPRRFPLNF
- the gndA gene encoding NADP-dependent phosphogluconate dehydrogenase, producing the protein MNASASIGVTGLGVMGRNLARNFARHGATVAVHNRSAGRTRALVQEFGHEGTFVAAESAEEFVAALERPRKLIIMVQAGPATDAVIEEFVPLLDAGDIVVDGGNAHFADTRRREAALRERGLHFVGTGISGGEEGALNGPSVMVGGSTESYAVLGPLFEGISAHVDGEPCAAHIGTDGAGHFVKMVHNGIEYADMQLIAEAYDLLRQVAGYTPAEIAAVFRRWNAGRLGSYLIEITAEVLAHTDQATGAPFVDVVADAAGQKGTGRWTVQTALDLASPVTAVAQATFARAASGQSDLRAAYRGLPGGTTPPLSRTEAERFTSQVEHALYASKVIAYDQGWTMIQDAAAEYGWKIDLGAVARIWRGGCIIRAAFLDRIRAAYAADRDLVSLLGEMEFAMEITDAQVPWRETVASATRRGIPVPAISAALAHYDTLRAERLPAALLQAQRDYFGAHTYARVDRPGQFHTHWATPGRPETTN